GATCTTCTTTAAATAACGATCTTCTTTCTCTTATGACTCTGTTTTTGAATCCTTTACCGGACGATCAAATACAGCTTGACCATTTTTTAAAAATTGAGCCTTCCAATTGGTAATTTGGGTTGGATGGATCTCATATTTACGACCCAACTCTTGAATCGTATAACGCTCGCTCAAGGATTCTAAAAACACCTTGAATTTAAACTCTGATGTGAATCTTCTTCTACTCATGATACAGTAAATTTATAATTAAAAATCTAACTTAAATTACTGTCCGATTTTTGGGGGGAATTATAAACAACGTATAAGCATAATAAGGGTTAAAGGCTTAAACTAAATGTAATTTGATGTGTACAAAAATATGTTCTAAAATGAAAATACGCTCATAATATAAAGTTGGTCAAATAAAAAAAACACTCAAACTAGTAATTACTCTGCAAATCACTCATCTGAAAATTTGGGATGTTGGACGAATACTTTGGAAAATAATAAAGTGGATTTTTATTATTATAGTCATTATAGTTGTATTATTGTTGATATTTGGTAATTAAAAAGCCCATAACAAGGTGTCCTATGAAAAGCACTAGCTCAGTTCTTCAAAGATAATATTTCTTTTTTTGTTTAGTTCATGATGATGATTTTAAGGTGTTGAATTGTTGATAACTCCGTAGGATTATCAATACTTCAATACCACATAACTTGCTCGGCATCCTATATGTGATCCTCGCCCATGGCGTGGTCACCAGCATCTGTATGATTATAAATTATGATAAACCTGTCCACTTGCTAAAACTATGTGATCCTAAATGGTCATCTACATTGTTTTGTGATACAGGTTTTGATTATTTTGTGAGCTTTGTTATCTATTTTACTTGTTATTATTATTATTCTATAATTCCTATTTCATATGGAGTTTCTGTTTTGATTACTGCCAAGGTTCTACTGAGCTTTCGGGCTACTTTGATGATGATGGTCTTTACATTCTTGCCCGGATGCTTTCGATAATACGCTTGCATGACAGGGTCTGTTCGTATGACCTGTCAAGAGGCTTCTATAAAATAGCTTCTGACCAATCGATGAGCTCTCATGGTAGAAGTTCAATTTAGAGCTATAAAAATAACTTCAATGTTGTAGACCCAAGAGCTTACTTATCTACCGTTATTGATAATCAAGAGGTATCGCAACCAAATACTAACTGTAATTAAAAAATACAAAAATGGATTGTTTTAAATTCATTATTTTACCGCTTTTTTCTTTTTTTACTAGCTTTCGCTTTTGGATTAAAATCCAGCGCCAGCTGCAACCAATAATGTAAATGGACATCCAAATCCGTAGCTTCATCAGTTAAGAATACAAAACCTTTTATAGGCCTACCCGTAAAATTCATTTCTTTACAACCGGGTTTCAGCAAAGATGCCGTATAGATATCCGGATCAATTCTGGCCATTATTTCATCTCTAACGATACCCACACACATTTTTCCATCTACCATGAAACACAAACCTCCCATCATCTTTTCTATTTTAAAAGAGACGTTTTTTTCCAGAAAAAATTGTGAAACCCTATCCGTTAAAAACTCGTTATATGCCATACTTATTTTTGAGAGGGTGGGTATTTTTCAAAAATTTTTTCTACGATAAGTTGTCTGTAGCGTTCTTTTTCTTCAGGACTCATTTTTACTTTGACCTTCTTACTGGAAATACCCTGCCAGAAAAGTTGATTGTTTTCCGTATTTACAAATTCTACGATAAATTCTTCATATTCCTTCTTAGCTCCAATAGCAATGCCTCCTGAAATTCCAAAGCCAACACGGTTGCCTCCGCCAACACCAATTCCTACATTATTCGTATCCGTCGATTCGGTTCTATTTGATATAAAATTAATTAAAAAATCAGGTGTTTCGGATTTTTGAAAGCCTCTGTCAACCAACTGTTTTTCTATAATGACTGTTGCTCTTTTAATATCTAATTCGTTTAGACCTCCTCCTACATCGTCATAAAAATTAAATGTTTTAAACTTTTTAAAATCCGTTTTTACATCGTAATCATATACTACTTTACCGGAAGTACACCCCAAAACAGACAAAAGAACGATCCACCTGTAAATTTCCATTTTATTCCTTTTTAATAATTACTCTGGTAGGAGTATCTTTCCCGTTAATAATACTTTCCGTTCCTTTAGCTACTGCTTTTATGGTTTCCGTAATAACAGATACGTCTAATGTTTCTGCTTCATCAGAAACCTGGTGATAATCCTTGTCTATGTCTATCGGGGTTGTGGAAAAAGTGTGCGAGGGCACTCCCAATCTGGCTAAAGAAGCGTTATCTGACCTAAAAAACAAATTGTACTTTACATACGGATCCGGAAACAATGTATATCCCGTACCTTTTAAGTTTTTCTGAATGATTTTTCCAAAATCCGACCGATCAAAGCCGGTTAGCCAAGCTGTTTTAGTTCCTGTTTTGGGTTCCTTACCAATCATTTCGAGGTTGATTCCGGCAACAAATTTATTCGCATCTATTCCTTTTCCAAAATATTTAGACCCTATAAGTCCCATTTCTTCGGCAGTAAATGCAACAAAAACAATGGTACGCTCATTTTGTTTTTTATTTGCAAAATAGGCTGCCAATGTCAGAACACCTGTAACACCCGATGCATTGTCATTTGCTCCGTTAAAAATGATATCTCCTTCACCGCTTTTCTTAGTTCCCAGATGGTCATAATGTGCGGAAATAATGACATATTCATCCTTTTTAGACCTGCCTTCCAACACGCCTATTACATTAAACATGTTAATTCCTCTAAAGTCAAAATGCTGTCTAAATGTTGTTAGTGTATCATATGTAGTAAGTCCTATTTTTTTAAACTCATTTTCAATATATGATGCTGCTTTTTCTATGCCTCTTGTTCCTGATTTTCTTCCTTCCATATCATCGGAAGCCAACATATATAAGTGCTTTCTTACGGTTGCAGTATCAATTTGCGTCAAATGCTGAGCAGAAGTTTGTATGGAAAATACTGTCAAAATAGCTGATAATACTAAAAATTTTATCCGATTCATTATTAAAATATATTTAGAATTTGTTTAAACTCAAAGAATGCATTAGAAAATCTATTATCGTTTGAAATCGTTTCAAAATATATCGCTTTACTGTACCGTAGTTGTACTTTACATTTCAGAAAACGTCATATTTTACTACACTTTCAGCCTTTATTAAGAAGTTCTAATGTATAACCAGGGTTAAAGATACCAAACCCTGGCAATAATTATTTTGTACTTTTGTTAAAATTTTTCAGATGGATTTATCAAAAATTTCTAATATAAAAAATACAGATGCCAATCATTTTTTTTTACTTGCCGGCCCTTGTGCTATAGAAAGTGAAAGCATGGCATTAAAAATTGCGGAAAAAATAGCAGCAATTACCCACAAGCTTGAGATTCCGTTTATCTTTAAAGGAAGTTTTAAAAAGGCTAATAGAAGTAGAATTGATAGCTTTACCGGAATTGGTGATAAAAAAGCCTTAAAAATCTTGCAAAAAGTTTCAACAACATTTCATATTCCTACAGTTACCGATATTCATGAAATATCCGACGCCAATCTGGCAGCTGAGTATGTCGACGTGATACAAATTCCTGCTTTCTTAGTCCGGCAAACAGATTTAGTAGTTGCAGCGGCAAATACAGGGAAAGCCGTAAATCTGAAAAAAGGGCAATTTATGAGTCCCTCTGCTATGAAACATGCTGTCAAAAAAGTTACTGATTCCGGTAATCATCAGGTAATGATAACAGACAGGGGTACCATGTTTGGCTATCAGGATATGATTGTGGATTTTAGAGGAATTCCCGAAATGAGAACTTTTGCTCCTACCGTACTGGATGTTACACACTCGTTACAGCAGCCAAATCAAGTCTCCGGGGTTACAGGCGGCAGGCCGGATATGATAGAAACGATTGCCCGTGCCGGAGTGGTAAATAATGTAGACGGTTTGTTTATTGAAAGTCATTTTGACCCTCCGAATGCTAAAAGTGATGGAGCCAATATGTTGCATTTGGATTACCTTGAAAGCTTACTTAAAAACTTAATTGCCATAAGAAAAACAATAAATTCATTATAGGCACAATTTTTGTTTTCTAAAATTGTTTTCTTGTAGTATATGAAAAAATTAGTTTTTTTTTTCGCATTATTTTCCATACAAGTTTTTGCTCAAAACTTTTCCCGGGTAGACAGTATTGTAAAAACATATCCCAGATACAGAGCTCCACAACAATTAGCAGCCAGAATTTCTAGTGATTTTTCCTCGGATATTGATAAAGTAAGAGCTTCCTTTAAATGGATAACGAATAATATCAGATACAGTATGGATTATTATTTTCACAATCAAAGGACTGTAAGATATAGTTATTCAAATGAAAAAGAACGGCAAATTGCATTACAAAAAATAAGAGATCAAATTGTAAATAAAGCTTTTACAACCAAAACAGGTGTTTGTGAAGAATATGCCCAATCTTTAAAAAAACTATGTGATTTACTGGACATAGAAGCTATTGTTCTTAAAGGGTATGTAAAGAATTCAGCTGATGAAATTGCCAAAATACCAAAAGACACAAATCATGCCTGGAATGTGGTTAAAATTCAAAACAAATGGATACTCATTGATGCAACTTGGGCAGCCGGTTATGTACTAAACGGTAAGTGGAAAAAAGCATTTAGCAATTATTTTTTTAATATTCCTAAAGATAAAATTGCACTTACTCATTTTCCTTCCGATAAAAAATGGCAATTGCTTTTAAATTATAGTGCTTTAGGTGATTTTTACAATCAACCGATTTATCATCAACAACTGTTAGATTTCAACCTTAGGTTAAAAAGTCCTACCGAAGGAATCATTGCTCCTAAACATAACGTCATTATTTTGAAGTTAGAGAACCTACTTCCAAACATAGCACTCAGATATCATTTTAAAGGGGAACGTTATTCTAAAAAACCTAAAATAACATATGAAGGGAAAAATGCGACGTTGATTATTCCAGCTCCTTATGCAAATACCGAATTGTATTTATATATGAACAACGGTATTATTTTAGAATATAAAGTAGTTATCTAATTTTGCTATTTTGAAGCAATTTCAAACTTGAGGCGGTATTGAAAAAACAAATTGCTTAAAATTTATTTAAGAGTAGTAACACATTCCCGTATACTTTGTGTTCCTTTAAAAATATTCGGACAGTTTTTTTAATAAAATCTTCATCAATACATGTGTTTTTTTGATATGATTCCAGTATTTTTTCACCATCAAAATCTACAAAAGCAATTCTAAAAAACAATTCCGTTTCTTTAAAACCAAAATCTGTTCCGGGCAGCATTGTCGATTTTATAGTCAAAAAACCCAGTTCATATCAATATCTATTTTATGAAACAAAAATAGTGCGCAAAGCATCACGGTAAAATACCTACTTGCTCGGGAGCATACATATTTTTTCTAATTATTGGATTATATAAATATTCATTTTGGTATTATACTGTTTTAACTTTGATCTTACTCAATAAAGTTATATCTTGTTGTCATGGCAAAGCAAATAGATATAGACATAGTATAGAGTTTGAGTACACTAAAAAAACTCTTACCCAAGCAAACAAGTATTACCAAAAGAAGCCGTATCAAAATGTTGCTTTTGATACATCAGAAAAAAGTGATTTACAGCAAAGATATGGTTCCAAAGCTTAAGCACTGTCGTAAAACTATTTATACCTGGATAAAGGTATATAGAGATGGAGGCTTAGAGTTATTATTGTCCAGTAATAAAGGGGGTAACAATACTCCTTTAATAGAACAGGGTACAAAAGAAGCATTGGCAGAGAAACTTTCAGACCCACTGGCACAGATTACTAGTTATACAGAACTGCTTGACTGGGTACAGGAGCATTACCAATCCAATATTAACTATGCCACACTCTATAAGCACTGTCGTGTACACCACCATAGTGTTTTGAAAGTAGCAAGGAAATCACATCACAAAAAAGATGAGCAGGCTGTGGAAGCCTTTAAAAAAACTACCCCATCGACTTAGTGAGATTAGAGACAGTCTAAATAAAGATAAGTATGATAGTTTCAATCTTTACTTTCAAGACGAATCTCGTTTTGGATTGATGACCAAACAGAAAAGAGTATTAGTCTCCAAAGGAATTAAACCTATAGGGCAATATCAACACAGTTATCAATGGTTATGGCTATGGGGATGTTTCTCTCCCATTACAGGAGATAGTTTCTATTGGGAAACCCCGTTAGTATCTAATGACATTTTTGAAAACTTTCTTGAAGATTTTAGTAAACAAAACCCTAGAGAACTCAAAATCGTTATTATGGACAATGCTGGATTCCATGCTTGTCAAAACATTACAATCCCAGACAACTTTAGTACATGACAAAAAATATAATTAATTGATTATCAGTAAATTAAATGTTAAATAATTAAAATAAAGCATTGATTTTCAGTATATTAGAAGAATAACATCACTCATTTTTCTAATGAAAAAAACCAATGCTTCCACTAAAAGTAGTGAATTAAATTCAGTTTTAAGTTCTCATTTCCAAGGTAAGATCAATTTGGCAAGAATCAAACTCATATCACATTTCATTATCGCCCTCTGTAAGGTACAGACAGTTACCTTTGAAAAGGTAGCCAACGCTTTTGAGACCTCAGTAGATTCGAAGTCATCACTCAGACGTATTCAAAGATTTATTGCTGATTATTCGTTGGATGGAGATTTGATCGCTCGTCTTATATTTAGTCTCCTTCCTAAGCAAGAGGGATTGATCTTGAGTATTGATAGGACCAATTGGAAGTTTGGTCAGACCAACATCAACATTTTTATGTTGGGAGTTGTCTATAAAGGTGTTGCCTTCCCATTGTTATTTACTATGTTAGATAAGCCAGGGAACTCTAACAGTCAGGAGCGTATTGATCTTGTGAATCGTTTCATAAGACTTTTTGGCAAAGATGTTATTAAATCCATTGTAGCCGATAGAGAGTTTGTAGGTAATCATTGGTTGGATTTCTTGAATACAAATGGAATCAAATATTATATCCGCATTCGAAACAACTTTAAGGTAGAGCTTCCTGATAAGAACAAAACCATCAAAGTATTTCACTTGTTTAATCCACATAAGATCAATGAGTTTGTGTATTATCCTAAAATTGTACGTGTTAATGGTCAGCTTTGTTTCCTTTCCGGATGCAAGTTGTACCCAAAAAATGGAAAGCCTGATTTCTTAATCATTGTATCGTTCAACGCTCCTGATAAGGCCTTTGAACAATACAAAGAACGATGGCAGATAGAGATGTGTTTTAAAGCAATGAAAGCCAGTGGCTTTCATTGCTTTAAAACACACACCTGCAAGATATTAAGCGTATTGAAAAATTTAGTACTGTTTGTAATGATGGCTTTCGTATGGTGTTACAAAGTTGGTATATATTTACATCAGATTAAGCCTATCAAAATAAAAAAGCATGGAAGAATGGCTAAAAGCATATTCAAATATGGATTAGATTATATCGCTTCTGTGCTATTAAACCCTGTAAATCAAAACAATATGAACTTGACTAAATTTTTGTCATGTACTTAGCCAGACAACATAAAACTCATAAGAATACCGCCATACGCACCTGAGTTAAACCCTGCTGAAAAAATATGGCAATGGATGAAAAGTAAAGTGGCAATGAAACTATTCAAAGATGTTGAAACCTTACAGGAGAAAATTACACAGATGGTCAAACAATTAACACCAAAACTTATCAAATCAATAACAAGTTATGAGTTATACACTCAAACTTTTTTGAGTAATTTTAAAGTCTAATAGGTATTAGAATCAGTATAAACGCTTTATCAGGATCTTCCTGATTTCTCAAAAACTTCTGAAGTGCTATTGCATTTAACTTAAAGCTGTCTTCTAAAAAAGTATCCAAAATATGATACTTTCACCTTTAGACTGGGTTTGAGGTATATAACTAACCCAGCTTCCTTTCGGAATTAAATACTCCATGTCAAAAATTAATATCGTTTGATATAATAATTCTTTGCTAACGGGCCCAATAAAAACAGCATCTCTAACAGTTTGTATATTTTGATGCTTTAAAATAAAGCAATTTGCTCTCATAGAATGCTAATCCCGAAACAGGTAAATAATGGCCATTGTTCGCATTCTCTTGAAGCGCTTTTACTATACTTGGAAAAATCGGAAAAGGAGATTAACCAAACCCAAAATGACAAACAGATACTCCTTTATTTCTTAATTCTTTTACTTTTTCATTTATTAACAATGTAGCTGACTGTCTTATTAAAGAACAAATACTTTGGTCAATCATCTTAATAATTTAAAAAAATGACAGAGAATTGATC
This window of the Flavobacteriaceae bacterium genome carries:
- a CDS encoding transposase, coding for MSRRRFTSEFKFKVFLESLSERYTIQELGRKYEIHPTQITNWKAQFLKNGQAVFDRPVKDSKTES
- a CDS encoding RNA methyltransferase yields the protein MAYNEFLTDRVSQFFLEKNVSFKIEKMMGGLCFMVDGKMCVGIVRDEIMARIDPDIYTASLLKPGCKEMNFTGRPIKGFVFLTDEATDLDVHLHYWLQLALDFNPKAKASKKRKKR
- a CDS encoding DUF4136 domain-containing protein — protein: MEIYRWIVLLSVLGCTSGKVVYDYDVKTDFKKFKTFNFYDDVGGGLNELDIKRATVIIEKQLVDRGFQKSETPDFLINFISNRTESTDTNNVGIGVGGGNRVGFGISGGIAIGAKKEYEEFIVEFVNTENNQLFWQGISSKKVKVKMSPEEKERYRQLIVEKIFEKYPPSQK
- a CDS encoding M20/M25/M40 family metallo-hydrolase, with product MNRIKFLVLSAILTVFSIQTSAQHLTQIDTATVRKHLYMLASDDMEGRKSGTRGIEKAASYIENEFKKIGLTTYDTLTTFRQHFDFRGINMFNVIGVLEGRSKKDEYVIISAHYDHLGTKKSGEGDIIFNGANDNASGVTGVLTLAAYFANKKQNERTIVFVAFTAEEMGLIGSKYFGKGIDANKFVAGINLEMIGKEPKTGTKTAWLTGFDRSDFGKIIQKNLKGTGYTLFPDPYVKYNLFFRSDNASLARLGVPSHTFSTTPIDIDKDYHQVSDEAETLDVSVITETIKAVAKGTESIINGKDTPTRVIIKKE
- the kdsA gene encoding 3-deoxy-8-phosphooctulonate synthase gives rise to the protein MDLSKISNIKNTDANHFFLLAGPCAIESESMALKIAEKIAAITHKLEIPFIFKGSFKKANRSRIDSFTGIGDKKALKILQKVSTTFHIPTVTDIHEISDANLAAEYVDVIQIPAFLVRQTDLVVAAANTGKAVNLKKGQFMSPSAMKHAVKKVTDSGNHQVMITDRGTMFGYQDMIVDFRGIPEMRTFAPTVLDVTHSLQQPNQVSGVTGGRPDMIETIARAGVVNNVDGLFIESHFDPPNAKSDGANMLHLDYLESLLKNLIAIRKTINSL
- a CDS encoding transglutaminase, with the protein product MKKLVFFFALFSIQVFAQNFSRVDSIVKTYPRYRAPQQLAARISSDFSSDIDKVRASFKWITNNIRYSMDYYFHNQRTVRYSYSNEKERQIALQKIRDQIVNKAFTTKTGVCEEYAQSLKKLCDLLDIEAIVLKGYVKNSADEIAKIPKDTNHAWNVVKIQNKWILIDATWAAGYVLNGKWKKAFSNYFFNIPKDKIALTHFPSDKKWQLLLNYSALGDFYNQPIYHQQLLDFNLRLKSPTEGIIAPKHNVIILKLENLLPNIALRYHFKGERYSKKPKITYEGKNATLIIPAPYANTELYLYMNNGIILEYKVVI
- a CDS encoding helix-turn-helix domain-containing protein, which gives rise to MSTLKKLLPKQTSITKRSRIKMLLLIHQKKVIYSKDMVPKLKHCRKTIYTWIKVYRDGGLELLLSSNKGGNNTPLIEQGTKEALAEKLSDPLAQITSYTELLDWVQEHYQSNINYATLYKHCRVHHHSVLKVARKSHHKKDEQAVEAFKKTTPST
- a CDS encoding IS4 family transposase, giving the protein MKKTNASTKSSELNSVLSSHFQGKINLARIKLISHFIIALCKVQTVTFEKVANAFETSVDSKSSLRRIQRFIADYSLDGDLIARLIFSLLPKQEGLILSIDRTNWKFGQTNINIFMLGVVYKGVAFPLLFTMLDKPGNSNSQERIDLVNRFIRLFGKDVIKSIVADREFVGNHWLDFLNTNGIKYYIRIRNNFKVELPDKNKTIKVFHLFNPHKINEFVYYPKIVRVNGQLCFLSGCKLYPKNGKPDFLIIVSFNAPDKAFEQYKERWQIEMCFKAMKASGFHCFKTHTCKILSVLKNLVLFVMMAFVWCYKVGIYLHQIKPIKIKKHGRMAKSIFKYGLDYIASVLLNPVNQNNMNLTKFLSCT